In the Phaeobacter gallaeciensis genome, one interval contains:
- the holA gene encoding DNA polymerase III subunit delta yields the protein MKLSPRDAEGYFKKPDPDKTGLLIYGADAMRVALKRQQMLAALLGAAAEEEMRLTRMPGSELRKDPAQLLDAVKAVGFFPGPRAVFVEEANDSAAPAILAALEDWQPGDAQIVVTAGQLKATSKLRKGFESHRNAYATGIYDDPPSRAEIERILSEAQIRDVPSDSMSALTDIANDIGPGDFSRMIEKLALYKYQDSSPLSLEDIDAVAPQSTEAALDDVLNVVAEGRSAEIGPLLRRLQAQGTNAVTLCIGATRHFRTLYTVAADPGGPAQGIGRLRPPLYGKRRDRMLRQAQGWGAAKLQTALTILTDTDLQLRSAGQTAPALALMERALIRLAMLSRARQ from the coding sequence CGGACAAGACGGGCCTTTTGATATATGGCGCCGATGCCATGCGGGTGGCGCTGAAACGGCAACAGATGCTGGCGGCCCTGCTGGGCGCCGCGGCTGAGGAAGAAATGCGCCTGACCCGGATGCCCGGCTCCGAATTGCGCAAGGATCCGGCACAGCTTCTGGACGCGGTCAAGGCGGTCGGCTTTTTTCCCGGCCCACGCGCGGTCTTTGTCGAAGAGGCCAACGACAGCGCCGCCCCTGCGATTCTCGCGGCGCTGGAGGACTGGCAACCAGGCGATGCCCAGATCGTCGTCACCGCCGGGCAGCTGAAAGCCACATCGAAACTGCGCAAGGGTTTCGAATCGCATCGCAACGCCTATGCCACCGGCATCTATGACGATCCGCCCTCGCGGGCCGAGATCGAGCGGATCCTCTCCGAAGCGCAGATCCGAGATGTGCCTAGCGACAGCATGTCGGCGCTGACCGATATCGCCAATGACATCGGCCCCGGCGATTTCTCCCGCATGATCGAAAAACTGGCGCTCTACAAATACCAGGACAGCAGCCCCCTAAGCCTTGAGGATATCGACGCCGTCGCGCCGCAATCCACCGAAGCCGCACTTGACGATGTGCTGAACGTGGTGGCCGAGGGGCGCAGCGCCGAGATCGGCCCGCTGCTGCGGCGTCTTCAGGCGCAGGGCACCAATGCGGTGACGCTCTGCATCGGGGCGACCCGCCATTTCCGCACGCTTTACACCGTGGCCGCCGATCCCGGTGGTCCGGCGCAGGGCATCGGCCGCCTGCGCCCGCCGCTTTATGGCAAGCGCCGCGACCGGATGCTGCGGCAGGCGCAGGGCTGGGGCGCCGCCAAGCTGCAGACCGCGCTGACCATTCTGACCGACACCGACCTGCAGCTGCGCTCAGCCGGGCAGACCGCCCCGGCACTTGCCTTGATGGAGCGCGCTTTGATTCGGCTGGCGATGCTCAGCCGCGCCCGCCAGTAA
- a CDS encoding glutathione S-transferase family protein: MYTVIGKPMTRAFRVIWTLEELGQPYDLNTAAPHSPDIVAVNPSGKVPALVEDGEVITDSTAIITYLADKHGALTAPAGTMARAKQDAVTHQILDEIDAVLWTAARHSFALPEEQRVPEIKDSLRWEFERNIARLEARLTGPYLMGDAFTIADIICVHCLNWAYGAKFPVESRALLDYSKTVRSRDAFQRTAALAK; this comes from the coding sequence ATGTACACCGTGATCGGCAAACCGATGACCCGCGCCTTCCGCGTGATCTGGACGCTCGAAGAACTGGGCCAGCCTTATGATCTGAATACTGCCGCCCCGCACAGCCCGGATATCGTCGCCGTGAACCCCTCGGGCAAGGTTCCGGCCCTAGTCGAAGATGGCGAGGTGATCACCGATTCCACCGCCATCATCACCTATCTGGCGGACAAGCACGGCGCGCTCACCGCGCCCGCAGGGACCATGGCCCGCGCCAAACAGGATGCCGTCACCCATCAGATCCTGGATGAAATCGACGCCGTGCTCTGGACCGCCGCCCGCCACAGCTTTGCCCTGCCCGAAGAGCAGCGCGTGCCCGAAATCAAGGACAGCCTGCGCTGGGAGTTCGAGCGCAACATCGCCCGGCTCGAAGCGCGCCTGACCGGCCCCTACCTGATGGGGGACGCGTTCACCATCGCCGATATCATCTGCGTGCATTGCCTGAACTGGGCCTATGGCGCCAAGTTCCCGGTCGAAAGCCGTGCCCTGCTCGACTATTCCAAGACCGTGCGCAGCCGCGACGCCTTTCAGCGCACCGCAGCGCTGGCCAAGTAA
- a CDS encoding TIGR03862 family flavoprotein, which produces MAGQSEQWDAVVIGGGPAGLMAAEELARAGYRVLVAEAKPSLARKLLMAGKSGLNLTKDETFEDLIEHYGAARDWLAPMVRAFDAGAVQDWARGLGRDLFTGSTGRVFPREMKASPLLRAWLARLEELGVARRTRWRWTGWEGNCLSFKTPEGMVRLRAGATVLALGGASWARLGSDGAWADLLAARGVALAPFKPANAGLVVDWSDHMAAHFGVPLKGIALRAGALSSRGEAVISARGLEGGGIYAICAAVREGADLTLDLLPNLTVEEVTRRLTRPRGKASLANHLRKALKLTPAQIALMQEFARPLPQDSAELAARIKSLPVRHQGLRPMDEAISTAGGVCHEALDAGLMLKEIPGTFCAGEMLDWEAPTGGYLLTACLATGRWAGRGAVDYLASAAVR; this is translated from the coding sequence ATGGCGGGGCAATCGGAACAGTGGGATGCGGTGGTCATCGGCGGTGGGCCTGCGGGGTTGATGGCGGCTGAGGAACTGGCGCGCGCAGGCTATCGCGTACTGGTGGCCGAGGCCAAACCGTCGCTTGCGCGCAAGCTGTTGATGGCGGGGAAATCCGGCCTGAACCTGACCAAGGATGAAACCTTCGAGGACCTGATCGAACATTATGGTGCCGCGCGGGACTGGCTTGCACCCATGGTGAGGGCATTTGATGCGGGCGCCGTGCAGGACTGGGCACGGGGACTGGGGCGCGATCTGTTCACCGGCTCCACTGGGCGGGTGTTTCCCAGGGAAATGAAAGCCTCGCCGTTGCTGCGCGCCTGGCTGGCGCGGCTGGAGGAGTTGGGCGTTGCACGCCGCACCCGCTGGCGCTGGACTGGCTGGGAGGGGAACTGCCTGAGTTTTAAGACGCCCGAAGGGATGGTGCGGCTGCGCGCGGGGGCGACCGTTCTGGCGCTGGGTGGTGCAAGCTGGGCGCGGCTCGGCTCGGACGGGGCCTGGGCGGATTTGCTGGCGGCGCGGGGTGTGGCGTTGGCGCCCTTCAAGCCTGCCAATGCCGGGCTAGTGGTGGATTGGTCGGATCACATGGCGGCGCATTTCGGCGTTCCGCTGAAAGGGATTGCGCTGCGCGCGGGGGCGCTGTCTTCGCGCGGGGAGGCGGTGATCTCTGCTCGCGGTTTGGAAGGGGGCGGAATCTACGCCATTTGCGCGGCGGTGCGGGAGGGCGCGGATCTGACGCTGGACCTGCTGCCGAATCTGACCGTGGAAGAGGTGACGCGCAGACTGACTCGCCCGCGTGGCAAGGCGAGCCTTGCCAATCATCTGCGCAAGGCACTGAAACTGACGCCTGCGCAGATCGCGCTGATGCAGGAATTTGCCCGACCGCTGCCGCAGGATTCCGCAGAGCTTGCGGCGCGGATCAAGTCTCTGCCGGTGCGTCACCAAGGTCTGCGCCCGATGGATGAGGCGATTTCGACCGCCGGGGGCGTCTGCCACGAGGCGCTGGATGCGGGGCTGATGCTGAAAGAAATCCCCGGCACCTTTTGCGCCGGAGAGATGCTGGATTGGGAGGCGCCCACGGGGGGCTACCTTCTGACGGCCTGTCTTGCCACCGGGCGCTGGGCCGGACGTGGCGCGGTCGATTACTTGGCCAGCGCTGCGGTGCGCTGA